In Sulfolobales archaeon, a single genomic region encodes these proteins:
- a CDS encoding D-2-hydroxyacid dehydrogenase, with protein sequence MVLFVENRSPRVLVVDRVSEKLLEGLRERGFEVTYTPGIDPVELLDKVNGYDILVVRSRHRIDSRVAERAERLKLVVRVGTGLDNIDVEALARKGIEVINTPEAPVISVAELVIGLMIMCSRDLYNVVKNVKSGSWERPLGRELYGKTLCIVGLGRIGSRVAELGRALGMRVVAHDILDLSEKAERLGIEFRRDLYSMLPECDYISLHIPLNEGTKRMFSRREFSMLKPGCIFINTSRGGVIDPEALLEALETGRVWCAALDVFEKEPPERGSVEEALIRHPRVIPTPHIGFQTAEAQERGAILALNKILERFARDA encoded by the coding sequence GTGGTTCTATTTGTCGAGAACCGCAGCCCCAGGGTTCTTGTTGTAGATAGGGTTTCTGAGAAGCTATTAGAGGGCCTTAGAGAGAGGGGCTTCGAGGTAACATATACACCGGGGATAGATCCTGTAGAGCTTCTCGATAAGGTCAATGGATATGATATCCTAGTTGTTAGAAGCAGACATAGAATCGATTCAAGGGTTGCTGAGAGGGCTGAGAGGCTAAAGCTAGTTGTTAGAGTAGGAACTGGGTTGGATAACATAGACGTTGAAGCCCTAGCTAGAAAAGGGATCGAGGTTATAAACACCCCAGAGGCTCCCGTAATATCTGTGGCTGAGCTTGTAATAGGCCTTATGATCATGTGTTCAAGGGATCTATATAATGTTGTTAAAAACGTGAAGAGCGGATCATGGGAGAGGCCCTTGGGCAGAGAGTTATATGGTAAAACACTATGCATAGTCGGCCTGGGGAGGATAGGGTCTAGGGTTGCCGAGCTTGGGAGAGCCCTTGGTATGAGGGTGGTGGCACACGATATACTAGATCTCTCTGAGAAGGCTGAGAGGCTTGGGATAGAGTTTAGAAGGGATCTATATAGCATGTTACCCGAATGCGACTACATATCCCTCCACATACCCCTCAACGAGGGGACAAAGAGGATGTTCTCTAGAAGGGAATTCTCAATGCTAAAGCCAGGCTGTATATTTATAAATACCTCTAGAGGAGGTGTCATAGATCCTGAAGCTCTTCTAGAAGCCCTGGAAACGGGGAGGGTTTGGTGCGCAGCCCTAGACGTCTTCGAGAAGGAGCCACCTGAGAGGGGGAGTGTTGAGGAGGCCCTTATAAGACATCCAAGGGTTATACCAACCCCTCATATAGGGTTCCAAACAGCTGAGGCCCAGGAGAGGGGGGCTATATTAGCTCTTAACAAGATATTGGAGAGGTTTGCCCGAGATGCCTAG